A part of Ketobacter sp. MCCC 1A13808 genomic DNA contains:
- a CDS encoding magnesium chelatase domain-containing protein yields MGGYEQGSVVWWHRVSVCTANCRDTGILSSAICPADLPKDGGRFDLPIAVGILAASEQIPTTALEQQEFVGELALSGELRPVEGVLTAALASTQSQRALFVALANGPESSLPQNAKVFACHSLQQLCSHCLSVFFFREGFTFLNWWRSGASVQIPFAQPLRVDNNS; encoded by the coding sequence TTGGGCGGTTATGAACAAGGGAGTGTCGTCTGGTGGCACAGGGTATCGGTTTGTACGGCAAATTGCCGGGATACGGGGATTTTATCGAGCGCAATCTGCCCGGCTGATTTACCTAAAGATGGTGGCCGTTTTGATTTACCCATTGCTGTGGGCATTTTGGCGGCATCGGAACAAATTCCAACGACCGCACTGGAACAACAGGAATTCGTAGGTGAGCTCGCGCTTTCTGGTGAATTACGCCCTGTTGAAGGTGTATTAACCGCCGCACTGGCCAGCACCCAAAGCCAACGTGCATTATTTGTGGCCTTGGCCAATGGCCCGGAATCGAGCCTACCGCAAAACGCTAAAGTGTTTGCCTGCCATTCGCTACAACAACTGTGTAGCCATTGCCTTTCTGTTTTTTTCTTCAGAGAAGGGTTCACCTTTTTAAATTGGTGGAGGAGCGGGGCGTCGGTTCAAATCCCATTCGCTCAGCCGCTGAGGGTTGATAACAACTCGTGA
- a CDS encoding DUF481 domain-containing protein has product MRPFQNIDSQWKFSVGAGYYVIDNSDILWTVAAGPGYQETRYNTVPAGDDLDSHSGTFQISSEYDQDLTDDVELYWLYEYTASNDATGRGKHHAEIALDIDLISDIDFRIAANFDHIDRPQPDDNGVIPDNSDYRLTVGLNYDL; this is encoded by the coding sequence ATGCGGCCGTTTCAGAATATTGATAGCCAGTGGAAATTCAGTGTCGGTGCCGGTTATTACGTTATCGATAACAGCGATATTTTATGGACCGTTGCTGCGGGGCCGGGTTATCAGGAAACCCGCTACAATACCGTGCCGGCCGGTGATGATCTGGACAGTCATTCGGGCACCTTCCAAATCAGTTCGGAATATGATCAGGATTTGACCGATGATGTCGAGTTGTATTGGCTTTACGAATATACCGCAAGTAATGATGCAACCGGACGCGGCAAGCACCACGCCGAGATTGCACTGGATATCGATCTGATATCGGATATCGATTTTCGTATCGCAGCCAATTTCGACCACATAGACCGGCCTCAACCGGATGATAACGGAGTTATTCCAGACAACTCGGACTATCGGTTAACAGTGGGTTTAAACTACGACTTATGA
- a CDS encoding class I SAM-dependent methyltransferase gives MNDLTLDANTFDRAVSIEMFEHVRNYEQLLNRVSDWLRPAGQLFVHIFCHRHLIYPFETEGDDNWMGRYFFTGGQMPALDTFAHFDRDLQISEQWFLEGTHYEKTAQAWLDNMDVHRDAIRELFVQTYGNTDAERWVQRWRMFFMSCAELFGYAKGSEWGVGHYRFRQRQ, from the coding sequence GTGAATGACTTGACTCTGGACGCCAATACCTTTGATAGAGCAGTGTCCATTGAAATGTTTGAGCATGTCCGCAATTACGAGCAGTTACTTAACCGCGTCAGCGATTGGTTACGGCCTGCGGGGCAATTATTTGTCCATATTTTCTGTCATCGCCACCTGATTTACCCGTTTGAAACCGAGGGCGACGACAACTGGATGGGCCGCTATTTTTTCACCGGCGGCCAAATGCCTGCGCTGGATACCTTTGCGCACTTTGATCGGGATCTCCAGATCAGCGAACAATGGTTTCTCGAGGGCACCCATTACGAGAAAACCGCACAGGCATGGCTTGACAACATGGATGTGCACCGCGACGCTATCCGTGAATTATTTGTACAAACCTATGGAAACACAGATGCGGAACGCTGGGTGCAACGCTGGCGCATGTTTTTTATGTCTTGTGCAGAGCTGTTTGGCTACGCCAAGGGATCTGAATGGGGTGTGGGTCACTACCGTTTTCGGCAGCGCCAGTAA
- a CDS encoding zinc-binding dehydrogenase: protein MTRNDNLKNRKIIIPHTGSHAKLDLIESELPALEPNQILVKTEACGVAFADILMREGLYPDVDRRNLTPGYDVVGEIVQVGNDVSRLTVGDRVACLTQTGGYADYTVAQESLTVLCPRQLPAQQVVAIILNYTTAYQMLTRIARVTAGERILVHGVAGGVGSALLELGLHLGLTVYGTLSQRKWALLPAHLNQHPRFHKLDYQTTPFEEALVKALPEGVDVVFDAIGGSHLKRSYQSMRIGGTVVSYGFSTAIKNGRRNWWEAISGMLRSMTFPVQLIRDNKTIAGYGIWIYANAHPLWFREDLTQLIEWLEQGVLKPMVSKQYALTETAQAQERVSRSELPGKVVLAMGAC from the coding sequence ATGACAAGGAACGATAATTTGAAGAACAGAAAGATCATTATCCCGCACACGGGCAGCCATGCAAAGTTGGATTTGATTGAAAGCGAACTGCCTGCTCTGGAGCCCAATCAGATTCTGGTTAAGACTGAGGCCTGTGGTGTCGCGTTCGCCGATATTTTAATGCGAGAGGGCTTATACCCCGACGTAGACCGTCGTAACCTGACCCCAGGATACGATGTGGTGGGGGAAATCGTGCAGGTGGGCAACGACGTCAGTCGACTGACAGTGGGTGACAGAGTGGCTTGCCTGACCCAAACCGGCGGATATGCCGATTACACCGTCGCGCAAGAGTCTCTCACTGTGCTTTGTCCCCGCCAGCTTCCAGCTCAGCAGGTGGTCGCCATCATTCTGAATTACACCACCGCGTATCAAATGCTGACCCGTATTGCCAGAGTCACAGCGGGCGAGCGCATACTGGTCCATGGTGTCGCCGGTGGGGTAGGCAGTGCACTGCTGGAACTGGGTTTGCACCTGGGGCTGACCGTTTATGGTACCTTGTCGCAGCGCAAGTGGGCGTTATTACCCGCGCATCTCAACCAGCATCCTCGCTTTCATAAACTCGATTACCAAACCACGCCGTTTGAGGAGGCGCTGGTCAAGGCACTGCCTGAGGGAGTTGATGTGGTGTTTGATGCCATTGGTGGATCTCATCTGAAGCGCTCCTATCAATCGATGCGGATAGGGGGCACGGTTGTGAGCTACGGGTTTTCCACTGCCATCAAGAATGGTCGGCGCAATTGGTGGGAGGCCATTAGCGGGATGTTGCGCAGTATGACCTTTCCGGTTCAGTTGATCCGTGATAACAAAACCATAGCGGGTTATGGTATCTGGATTTATGCCAATGCTCATCCGCTCTGGTTTCGTGAGGACCTCACTCAACTGATTGAGTGGTTGGAGCAAGGCGTATTGAAGCCCATGGTTTCAAAACAGTATGCACTAACAGAAACAGCTCAGGCGCAGGAAAGGGTTTCCCGTTCGGAGCTGCCGGGAAAAGTGGTGTTGGCGATGGGAGCTTGCTGA
- a CDS encoding LysR family transcriptional regulator has protein sequence MDRSQLANFDLNLLLSLEALLTHKHVSRAADALSLTQSGMSRNLARLRDYFEDELLVRTGNRMMLTPRAEQLEGVVRSQLDALQKTLSSRQFDPTTAHFQFTIAAADFLMQLYIPDFLPLLLKHAPNIRLRLVGWSEHTFAKLENGELDFMFGGLMDAPAGVYRKTLGAAEHGCVSRKQHPVFKDGFDLERYLKVGHIALDLTGKGSNPVDDWLLSQGLQRNVVVRTPYCMSGVAMVSQTDLVMMGHRGLVERALKHYELDFHPLPFRVPMPPFGLLWHERTKNSAAHIWFREFVVSVLQDEFGIS, from the coding sequence ATGGATCGATCACAGCTCGCTAACTTCGATTTGAATCTGCTGCTGTCATTGGAGGCGTTGCTGACCCATAAACACGTCAGCCGCGCTGCCGATGCGCTTTCCCTCACCCAGTCTGGCATGAGTCGCAATCTGGCGCGGTTACGCGATTATTTCGAAGATGAATTGTTGGTCCGTACTGGCAACCGCATGATGCTGACACCCAGAGCAGAGCAACTGGAAGGAGTCGTCCGCTCCCAGCTGGATGCACTGCAAAAAACCCTGAGTTCGCGGCAGTTCGACCCCACGACGGCGCACTTCCAATTCACCATCGCCGCTGCCGACTTTCTAATGCAACTGTATATTCCTGATTTCCTGCCTTTACTGCTCAAACATGCGCCCAATATCCGTCTCAGACTGGTGGGCTGGTCTGAACACACGTTTGCAAAACTGGAAAACGGGGAACTGGATTTTATGTTTGGTGGCTTAATGGATGCACCGGCAGGGGTCTATCGCAAGACGCTGGGCGCAGCAGAACACGGCTGCGTAAGTCGAAAGCAGCACCCGGTATTCAAAGACGGCTTTGACCTGGAACGCTACCTAAAGGTGGGACACATTGCACTGGACCTGACGGGCAAGGGGTCCAATCCGGTGGACGACTGGTTGCTGTCGCAGGGTCTGCAGCGCAACGTCGTCGTACGCACCCCCTACTGTATGTCCGGTGTTGCCATGGTCAGTCAAACCGATCTGGTGATGATGGGGCACCGTGGATTGGTCGAGCGTGCACTCAAACACTACGAACTGGATTTTCACCCCTTGCCGTTCCGCGTTCCTATGCCGCCATTCGGTTTGCTGTGGCATGAGCGGACGAAAAACAGTGCTGCGCACATCTGGTTCAGAGAGTTTGTTGTCTCCGTGCTACAGGATGAATTTGGAATAAGCTAA
- a CDS encoding OmpP1/FadL family transporter, with protein MIRKIALPACWSGIGTLTLKFGFMLAVSTGASAALIENMTIANPKATALGNAVTADPPGIDSIHYNPAGLARVKGREGLFKLSVVSFTFGAEFGSYHPLAQAEIDKWGLDETDPVENSVSETDTPILKVPFIGGRTEWPLPVVIVPTGGAAVNTPGTNYTWGTAVFAPFAAGYQRDDDDPGIYMGKELGLTRLTYFAPTIGFKLNDEWSLGVGVHFSYMGMSALTDLRLMLLPLGIINTALDLLEDDSDCLGGAFEFCGNSISPFESAILMDVDVETGLSVSATFGALWEPEPWFTWGFVYQTEAANHMKGSYRFSYSQDWQNLFASINQELGPVTRLLGLPTGIPEQTGDATVNLKYPSHFATGISVQVTPRWKVNLDAKWTDWEVWDGFLIEFDNPFELGGLGSLIVPEYVTKTSLIIPRHYESVWNIAMGVEYQYSDRLALRAGWEPRKSSVPDDKLDVLLPMGEADLYAVGFGYKFSHDMEIDFTLGYFISQNDIPAGTSTNSNDMTQPTSAWYNPYTGLDIKTETSAILLESSFTWQF; from the coding sequence ATGATAAGGAAGATTGCCTTGCCGGCATGCTGGTCCGGCATAGGGACTCTTACGCTTAAATTTGGCTTCATGCTGGCCGTATCCACTGGTGCCAGCGCTGCCCTGATCGAAAACATGACCATAGCGAACCCCAAGGCAACCGCACTGGGTAACGCCGTAACGGCGGATCCACCGGGTATTGATTCCATTCATTACAACCCTGCGGGTCTGGCTCGGGTCAAGGGCCGAGAGGGACTGTTCAAGCTGTCGGTGGTGTCTTTTACCTTTGGAGCTGAGTTTGGCAGTTATCATCCCCTAGCCCAGGCAGAAATTGATAAATGGGGGCTGGACGAAACCGACCCGGTGGAAAACAGTGTCAGCGAAACCGATACGCCTATTCTCAAAGTCCCGTTTATAGGTGGCCGAACAGAGTGGCCCTTGCCGGTGGTCATCGTGCCGACGGGAGGCGCCGCCGTTAACACTCCAGGGACCAATTATACTTGGGGTACAGCCGTATTTGCGCCGTTTGCGGCTGGTTACCAGCGTGATGACGATGACCCGGGTATCTATATGGGCAAGGAGCTGGGCCTGACCCGCCTGACCTATTTTGCACCAACTATCGGCTTCAAACTGAACGATGAATGGTCGTTGGGTGTGGGTGTTCATTTTTCTTATATGGGTATGTCAGCACTAACCGACCTTCGTCTTATGCTGCTACCGTTGGGCATTATCAATACTGCATTGGATTTATTGGAAGACGATTCGGACTGTCTGGGCGGAGCTTTCGAATTTTGTGGCAATTCCATCAGCCCGTTTGAAAGCGCCATTCTAATGGATGTAGACGTGGAAACCGGCCTCTCCGTTTCCGCCACCTTCGGAGCGCTTTGGGAACCCGAGCCCTGGTTCACCTGGGGCTTTGTCTACCAGACTGAAGCGGCCAACCACATGAAAGGCAGCTATCGATTCAGTTATTCCCAGGACTGGCAGAATTTGTTTGCATCCATCAATCAGGAGTTGGGCCCGGTTACAAGGTTGCTTGGATTACCTACGGGAATCCCGGAGCAAACGGGTGATGCGACGGTCAACCTCAAGTATCCGTCCCATTTTGCCACTGGCATCAGTGTACAGGTAACCCCGCGCTGGAAAGTGAATTTAGATGCCAAGTGGACAGACTGGGAAGTCTGGGATGGTTTCCTGATTGAGTTTGACAATCCTTTCGAACTGGGAGGCCTTGGCTCACTCATCGTGCCGGAGTACGTAACCAAGACCTCGTTGATCATTCCCAGGCACTACGAGTCGGTATGGAATATAGCGATGGGTGTGGAGTACCAATACAGCGACCGTTTGGCGCTGCGCGCAGGCTGGGAGCCACGCAAATCCTCGGTTCCGGATGACAAGCTGGATGTACTGTTGCCCATGGGTGAGGCCGACCTCTATGCGGTTGGCTTCGGCTACAAGTTCAGCCACGACATGGAAATCGACTTTACACTGGGCTATTTCATCTCCCAAAACGATATTCCGGCAGGAACCAGTACCAATTCCAATGATATGACCCAGCCTACCAGCGCCTGGTACAACCCTTACACGGGTCTCGATATCAAAACGGAAACCAGCGCTATACTGCTTGAGTCCAGTTTCACCTGGCAATTCTGA
- a CDS encoding TetR/AcrR family transcriptional regulator: MKDLRNPPRRKPVQARSIRKYNEILDVAVRLLERQEYAQVTMSEVHLESGYPYATIYQYFSGKEDIYLAWMERFLDDVIFELAERLHRSEGEHFNARIEMSVRYSLEQIIAHRQVLGKLLDGMGLVSSRMVEQLESKSRGWIVSAFGQQMEDPRNSEMLERMLTATRAVNGYWLMLMLNTRREVDIEVEVSKVASLIKALVV, encoded by the coding sequence ATGAAAGACCTACGTAACCCACCCAGACGTAAACCGGTTCAGGCCCGCTCCATCCGTAAATACAACGAAATTCTGGATGTTGCGGTTCGGCTGCTGGAACGTCAGGAGTATGCTCAGGTCACCATGAGCGAAGTCCACTTGGAGAGCGGCTATCCTTACGCCACCATCTACCAGTATTTCAGCGGTAAGGAAGACATTTACCTGGCCTGGATGGAGCGGTTTCTGGATGACGTGATTTTCGAACTGGCTGAACGCCTGCACCGCTCCGAAGGGGAACATTTTAATGCCCGCATTGAAATGAGTGTTCGCTATTCGCTGGAGCAAATTATCGCCCACCGTCAGGTCCTCGGTAAATTGCTTGATGGTATGGGGCTGGTCTCCTCGCGTATGGTGGAACAGTTGGAGAGTAAAAGTCGGGGCTGGATTGTCAGTGCCTTCGGACAGCAGATGGAAGACCCCCGCAACAGTGAAATGCTGGAAAGAATGCTCACTGCCACCCGGGCGGTTAATGGTTATTGGTTGATGTTGATGCTGAATACCCGGCGCGAAGTCGATATTGAGGTCGAAGTCAGCAAAGTGGCGTCGTTAATTAAGGCGCTGGTAGTCTAG
- a CDS encoding oxygenase MpaB family protein, giving the protein MGNNNSAARGKAPGVNSIMWDTLTDLANLPLLPPIAIMQSGLPAVGTAVNRYGVYKSDPQGRGRRTNWSMIRFLYDGGDFARNEARDLRALHANIKGTLDDGSKYFALHPKTFRIVPDTFLDGVIRIREDVGRPLTSAQKAKLYHEEYVPLCELLGIPAKDIEPDLKSFYEYYEDLILNTMTYNDTVKYLTTRSIELPARFKYFKSAQPYADAAYKRWAYPAMKVSVIGALHPLYRERFDLPWSDHDKARYKKLCGRLNRYAKLVPRPLRYNPAALGVMLGMHGPNLVTMEELERIEVKKAEYEANKKLRAEQPAAR; this is encoded by the coding sequence ATGGGAAACAACAATTCAGCAGCTCGGGGCAAAGCGCCCGGAGTCAACTCCATCATGTGGGATACCCTGACCGATCTGGCCAATCTGCCTTTGCTGCCACCCATTGCCATTATGCAATCCGGCTTGCCTGCGGTGGGAACGGCGGTCAATCGATACGGGGTCTATAAATCAGATCCTCAGGGGCGGGGCCGTCGCACCAACTGGTCCATGATCCGCTTCCTTTATGACGGCGGTGACTTTGCCCGTAACGAAGCCCGTGACCTGCGTGCGCTGCACGCCAATATCAAAGGCACTTTGGACGATGGCAGCAAATATTTCGCGCTGCATCCGAAAACCTTCCGCATCGTACCGGATACCTTTCTTGATGGCGTTATTCGGATCCGCGAAGACGTCGGCCGGCCATTAACATCGGCCCAGAAAGCGAAGCTGTATCATGAGGAATACGTACCGCTTTGCGAACTACTCGGTATTCCTGCCAAAGACATTGAGCCGGATCTGAAATCGTTCTACGAGTACTACGAGGATTTGATCCTCAATACCATGACTTATAACGATACCGTAAAATACCTCACCACCCGTTCCATTGAATTACCAGCCCGCTTCAAGTATTTCAAATCGGCGCAACCCTACGCCGATGCAGCCTACAAGCGCTGGGCCTACCCTGCCATGAAAGTGAGTGTGATTGGCGCACTGCATCCATTGTATCGGGAACGCTTCGACTTGCCCTGGAGTGACCATGATAAAGCCCGCTACAAAAAGTTGTGCGGACGTTTAAATCGGTATGCGAAGCTGGTACCGCGCCCCTTACGCTATAACCCGGCGGCATTGGGCGTGATGCTGGGAATGCATGGCCCGAACCTGGTCACAATGGAGGAGCTGGAGCGCATCGAGGTTAAAAAAGCGGAGTACGAAGCCAACAAGAAGCTGCGGGCAGAACAACCCGCAGCGCGTTAG
- a CDS encoding molybdopterin dinucleotide binding domain-containing protein, translating to MLCHRIFTRDGKVDLAPQRFLNDLPRLQEELQLERDSEQLLMIGRRHIRCNNSWMHNSQRLVKGKNRCNLMVSPQDAQRLGLVDGQTVTVSTNIGQIDLPLWVSSDIMPGVVSMPHGWGHDREGSELGIAAQKAGVSMNDITDNQVVDALTGMAIINGVPVEVRAAATDREQAFGVEAVQARVVAV from the coding sequence GTCGATCTGGCGCCGCAACGATTCCTTAATGACCTGCCGCGGTTGCAGGAGGAATTGCAATTAGAGCGGGACAGCGAGCAGTTGTTGATGATCGGCCGCCGTCATATTCGCTGCAACAATTCCTGGATGCACAATAGCCAGCGTCTCGTGAAAGGGAAGAACCGCTGTAATCTGATGGTTTCCCCACAGGATGCACAACGACTGGGATTGGTTGATGGCCAGACCGTAACCGTCAGCACCAACATTGGACAAATCGATTTGCCACTCTGGGTCAGTTCCGACATCATGCCGGGGGTGGTGAGTATGCCCCATGGTTGGGGCCATGACCGGGAAGGTTCTGAACTGGGTATAGCCGCCCAAAAAGCCGGGGTCAGCATGAACGATATTACCGATAATCAGGTGGTGGATGCGCTCACCGGGATGGCCATTATCAATGGCGTTCCGGTGGAGGTGAGAGCGGCGGCAACCGATCGGGAACAAGCGTTTGGCGTAGAAGCAGTCCAGGCCCGGGTGGTTGCCGTTTAG